In Agromyces sp. Leaf222, the genomic window GCGATCGTGATGCGGCGCACAGGAGATCCACAGCGTGCCCGGCCGGTGAGAGCGTCGTACACGCGCGCCGGACCGCCAGGCGTTGATAGGTTTGCGTGGTGACTTCTGTTTCGCGCTCCGAATACGACGACGAAGCTCCCGAAGGCACGGGCACGGGGGTGTCTGCCGACCGGGGGCCATCCGACGAGCGCGCCGCGGGCGACGGCGCCACCGAGCCCGCCCGGGCGGCGGCGCCGAAGCGCGCGCCGGCCAGGAGAACGGCCGCTGCATCGGCCAAGAGCGCTCCTGCCGACGGCCCCGAAGCCGAGGGCGCTCCAGCGAAGACCACGCCCGCGAAGCGGGCGGCGAGCAAGGGCACGCCTGCCAAGGCGCCGGCCGCGAAGACGACCGCTGCGAAGGCGCCGGCCGCTGCCGCGAAGACCACGGCTGCGAAGACCACGGCTGCGAAGTCGACCGCCGCGAAGGCCGCAGCCGCGAAGAGCGCCGCAGCGAAGGCGGCCTCGGGCGAGGCCGAAGAGAGCGGCGTCGAGTCGGCTGGTTCGAAGCGCACCGCGGCGTCGCGGGCTGCTTCGGCCGGTGCCGCCTCGGCGCGCACGGATGCCGCGAAGTCCGCGCGCACTGCGCGCACCGCGGCGAAGACCGAGGCTCCCACCGCTCGCTCCAGGGCCGCATCCGCGGCGGCGAAGCAGCGGCAGACGCAGCGCGTCGCGGCGGCGATGACGACCGAGACCACCGCCGCCGAACGCACCCCGCGCAAGACCGTCGACGAGGTGCTGCCGGTCGAGTTCGCGCCCGTCATCGTCACGCCGGTCGTGGAGGCCGCCCCCGTCGACGAGGCCGCCCCCGTCGTGGAGGTGGCGCCGATCGCGGAGGCCGCTCCCGTCGTCGTCGCGCCGTCAGCCGACGTCGCACCCGAGCCCGAGCCCGAGCCCGAGCCCGCCCCCGAGCCCGAGTCCGTCGTCGATGCGCCGGCCGAGGTGGCGCCGATCGTCGCTGCCGCTGCCGCAGCTGCAGTCGTTGCGGAAGCACCGGTTGCGGAAGCACCGGTTGCGGAAGCGCCGGTCGAGGAAGCGCCGGTCGAGGCCGAAGCCGAAGCGGTCGCGGAGACCCCGGTCGAGCTCGCGCCGGACGAGGCCGTGCCCGTCGTCGAGACGGCCGACACCGACACCGACACCGTCGGCGAGACGGCGGTCGCCGTCGCGGTCATCGCTGCGCCGACCAAGGCCACGCCGCGCAAGAAGCGCACGCTCCGGGTGGCGAGGTCGGCACCGCCCGCCGACGCACCCCGCGTGCTCGCGGTCGACGGCCTCGTCAAGCACTTCGGCGGCAACACCGCGGTCGACCACATCTCGCTCGACGTGCGCGCCGGGTCGTTCTACGGCATCGTCGGACCGAACGGCGCAGGCAAGACCACGACGCTCTCGATGATCACCGGCCTGCTGCGCCCCGACGAGGGCACCGTGCACATCAACGACATCGACGCATGGGCCGACCCGCTGGCGGCGAAGC contains:
- a CDS encoding ABC transporter ATP-binding protein, with the translated sequence MTSVSRSEYDDEAPEGTGTGVSADRGPSDERAAGDGATEPARAAAPKRAPARRTAAASAKSAPADGPEAEGAPAKTTPAKRAASKGTPAKAPAAKTTAAKAPAAAAKTTAAKTTAAKSTAAKAAAAKSAAAKAASGEAEESGVESAGSKRTAASRAASAGAASARTDAAKSARTARTAAKTEAPTARSRAASAAAKQRQTQRVAAAMTTETTAAERTPRKTVDEVLPVEFAPVIVTPVVEAAPVDEAAPVVEVAPIAEAAPVVVAPSADVAPEPEPEPEPAPEPESVVDAPAEVAPIVAAAAAAAVVAEAPVAEAPVAEAPVEEAPVEAEAEAVAETPVELAPDEAVPVVETADTDTDTVGETAVAVAVIAAPTKATPRKKRTLRVARSAPPADAPRVLAVDGLVKHFGGNTAVDHISLDVRAGSFYGIVGPNGAGKTTTLSMITGLLRPDEGTVHINDIDAWADPLAAKRATGVLPDRLRLFDRLTGGQLLSYSGSLRGLDNRTVRERSADLIAAFGLDDAIDRLVADYSAGMTKKIALACAMIHAPRLLVLDEPFESVDPVSAANLTDILERYVAGGGTVVLSSHGMDLIERVCDSAAIIVGGRVLASGTLDEVRAGQTLEDRFVELAGGRQAAEGMEWLHSFSD